The following are encoded together in the Peromyscus maniculatus bairdii isolate BWxNUB_F1_BW_parent chromosome 22, HU_Pman_BW_mat_3.1, whole genome shotgun sequence genome:
- the LOC143270120 gene encoding uncharacterized protein LOC143270120: MGKAKGQGDYTSGHRRQACDPAGGDRQRDTGDAAPLPREASCKSSTSPRQVLRGLRATAAAAAARSIVCTPASMETQRAAGPEGAMARAAGREAAAPLREH, encoded by the exons GGGCCAGGGAGACTATACAAGTGGACACCGCAGGCAGGCCTGTGATCCGGCTGGGGGAGACAGGCAGCGCGACACCGGGGACGCGGCTCCACTGCCTCGAGAAGCATCCTGCAAGAG CTCGACCAGCCCACGCCAGGTGCTCCGGGGACTCCGGGCCACCgcggccgctgccgccgcccgTTCCATCGTCTGCACTCCTGCATCCATGGAGACCCAGCGGGCAGCCGGGCCGGAAGGCGCGATGGCCAGAGCAGCCGGCAGAGAAGCCGCCGCACCCCTCCGCGAACACTAA